In Coriobacteriaceae bacterium, a single window of DNA contains:
- a CDS encoding M20/M25/M40 family metallo-hydrolase — protein MAEVWRFFAHEDDFADLDETGACERLGRVLSFPTISSMDAEAMDWQPFDDLRAYMQQAWPYVFAAGEVELIDHSLLVTLSGSDPALKPVMLMGHMDVVPVVPGTEADWTHAPFSGHVDDTYIWGRGAIDMKDQVAGILEAVEYALAHGWQHERTLFLAFGQDEETTQYGAGAIGRALEERGVELEFLIDEGDYRIVSDAEYSAGEGWLMHADLAEKGYADIVLKTKSEGGHSSNPYGGTSLEVLSRAITAICDIEWPTRVTDLLAAQLVELGLYTADEIAANGGAIVRDCLASKKLYPLVTTTCAPTQIEGGSTGANVMPQDMWANINFRMLEGTSVADVVARCREAVAGADLAGRVEVELGPGSSEPSPSPRIGGPGLEAVRSIAARYFRDPKGTEENGSFEPVAIVPSTVIGATDAANYQHICPECIRFSAFVVDDDECDRGVHGTNERITRRAYLQGVRFLIALLQTL, from the coding sequence ATGGCCGAGGTTTGGCGCTTCTTTGCGCATGAGGACGATTTTGCCGATTTGGATGAAACTGGCGCGTGCGAGCGCCTGGGGCGCGTGCTGTCGTTTCCGACCATCTCGAGCATGGATGCCGAGGCGATGGACTGGCAGCCGTTCGACGACCTGCGCGCCTATATGCAGCAGGCCTGGCCGTACGTATTTGCGGCGGGCGAGGTCGAGCTTATCGACCATTCGCTATTGGTGACACTTAGCGGTTCCGACCCTGCCCTCAAGCCCGTTATGCTCATGGGCCACATGGACGTGGTCCCCGTGGTGCCGGGTACCGAGGCCGACTGGACGCACGCCCCCTTTAGCGGGCACGTGGACGACACCTACATCTGGGGCCGTGGAGCGATCGACATGAAGGACCAGGTCGCAGGCATTCTCGAGGCGGTCGAGTATGCGCTGGCGCACGGTTGGCAGCACGAGCGCACGCTGTTCCTGGCCTTTGGCCAGGACGAGGAGACAACGCAGTACGGTGCAGGCGCCATCGGCCGCGCGCTCGAGGAGCGCGGTGTTGAGCTCGAGTTCCTGATCGACGAGGGCGACTACCGCATCGTTTCGGATGCCGAGTACAGCGCGGGCGAGGGTTGGCTCATGCACGCCGACCTCGCGGAGAAGGGCTATGCCGATATCGTGCTCAAGACGAAGAGTGAGGGTGGTCATTCTTCTAACCCCTACGGCGGCACGTCGCTCGAGGTGCTCAGCCGTGCCATCACCGCAATCTGCGATATCGAGTGGCCGACGCGCGTGACCGATTTACTTGCCGCCCAGCTCGTCGAGCTGGGGCTCTACACGGCGGATGAAATTGCCGCCAACGGGGGCGCCATTGTCCGCGATTGCCTCGCCAGCAAGAAGCTCTATCCGCTGGTGACGACCACCTGCGCACCCACGCAGATCGAGGGTGGCAGCACCGGCGCCAACGTAATGCCGCAGGATATGTGGGCCAACATCAACTTCCGCATGCTCGAGGGCACGAGCGTGGCCGACGTTGTGGCGCGCTGCCGTGAGGCGGTTGCCGGGGCGGACCTTGCCGGTCGTGTCGAAGTGGAGCTAGGCCCCGGCAGCTCCGAACCCTCGCCGTCCCCGCGCATCGGTGGCCCCGGCCTCGAGGCGGTTCGCTCCATCGCCGCCCGCTATTTCCGTGATCCAAAGGGGACGGAGGAAAATGGATCATTCGAGCCAGTGGCAATTGTGCCCTCGACCGTGATCGGTGCGACCGACGCTGCCAACTACCAGCACATTTGCCCTGAGTGCATTCGCTTCTCGGCCTTTGTGGTTGATG
- a CDS encoding amino acid ABC transporter ATP-binding protein, which yields MADIATTGTAAAAQTNEPLIRVEGLRKSFGSLEVLKGIDLSVNPGEVVTIIGASGSGKSTFLRCLNLLETPDAGHIWFHGQDLTAERCNINKLREDIGMVFQGFNLFNNMDVLDNCTLAPVTLKKMSKAEAEKVAMEHLTSVGLEKFAHAAVGRLSGGQKQRVAIARALCMNPQIMLFDEPTSALDPEIVGEVLEVMRKLAADGMTMVVVTHEMAFARTVSDRVVFMDKGVVLEDAAPAELFGNPKHQRTREFLSRYLEDK from the coding sequence ATGGCAGATATCGCCACTACCGGCACCGCGGCCGCCGCACAGACCAATGAGCCGCTTATCCGCGTCGAGGGCCTGCGCAAGAGCTTTGGCTCGCTCGAGGTGCTTAAGGGCATCGACCTGTCCGTTAACCCCGGCGAGGTCGTTACCATTATCGGCGCCTCGGGCTCGGGCAAGTCGACCTTCCTGCGCTGCCTCAACCTGCTCGAGACTCCGGACGCGGGCCATATCTGGTTTCACGGCCAGGACCTTACGGCCGAGCGCTGCAACATTAACAAGCTGCGTGAGGACATCGGCATGGTGTTCCAGGGCTTTAACCTGTTCAACAACATGGATGTGCTCGACAACTGCACGCTCGCGCCCGTCACGCTCAAAAAGATGAGCAAGGCCGAGGCCGAGAAGGTCGCGATGGAGCATCTGACGAGCGTGGGGCTCGAAAAGTTCGCGCACGCCGCCGTGGGCCGCCTATCCGGTGGCCAAAAGCAGCGCGTGGCCATCGCGCGCGCCCTGTGCATGAATCCGCAGATCATGCTGTTCGACGAGCCGACCTCCGCACTCGACCCCGAGATCGTGGGAGAGGTGCTCGAGGTCATGCGCAAGCTTGCGGCCGACGGCATGACCATGGTCGTCGTCACGCACGAGATGGCCTTTGCCCGAACCGTGTCCGACCGCGTGGTCTTTATGGACAAGGGCGTGGTGCTCGAGGACGCCGCGCCGGCCGAGCTCTTCGGCAACCCCAAGCACCAGCGCACCCGCGAGTTCCTCTCGCGTTATCTCGAGGACAAATAA
- a CDS encoding amino acid ABC transporter permease, producing the protein MKTINRLASFIKADHRYVYLGTSVIAALGLAFSQRNPTPLSFLAPTGIFQDCLWAILWAWLVVSAAALVTKLMHWNDYRETSPFASERFRRGARLGSYVVVAIAAIFFVDRCVMSFIDLVQVSIVSDSNPSDFLSSLVYMTYKSGDFFIRGIEITIALATFGTVIAFFLALLFVFLRIQTFDRVDNDLVRFFKSIGRGFATIYSTIVRGTPMMVQGLLIYYAGFTVLRGMGFETAQANQIWSTFTAGLVTISLNSTAYMMEVLRGGIESIDPGQAEAARSLGLSQWQAMRKVVFPQGIKNAIPALTNELIINIKDSSVLSVIGVFDLMYATTTVAGVYYRQMEVYCVALVVYLILTLVASRLLEAFGKKLGAEAPATLPSSN; encoded by the coding sequence ATGAAAACCATCAATCGTCTGGCCTCCTTTATCAAGGCCGACCACCGTTATGTGTACCTGGGCACGAGTGTCATCGCGGCGCTTGGCCTGGCGTTTAGCCAGCGCAACCCCACGCCGCTGAGCTTCTTGGCGCCCACCGGTATCTTCCAGGATTGCCTTTGGGCAATCCTTTGGGCCTGGCTCGTCGTGTCGGCGGCGGCGCTCGTCACCAAACTCATGCACTGGAATGACTATCGCGAAACGTCGCCGTTCGCATCCGAGCGCTTCCGTCGTGGCGCACGCTTGGGCAGCTATGTCGTGGTTGCCATCGCGGCGATCTTTTTCGTGGACCGCTGCGTCATGTCGTTTATCGACCTGGTACAGGTGAGCATCGTCTCGGACTCCAACCCCAGCGACTTTTTGTCGAGCCTGGTCTACATGACCTACAAGAGCGGGGACTTCTTTATCCGCGGTATCGAGATCACCATCGCGCTTGCCACCTTCGGCACCGTCATCGCATTCTTCCTGGCGTTGCTCTTTGTGTTCCTGCGTATTCAGACCTTCGATCGCGTGGACAACGACCTGGTGCGCTTCTTTAAGAGCATTGGCCGCGGCTTTGCGACCATCTACTCCACCATCGTGCGCGGCACGCCCATGATGGTCCAGGGTCTGCTCATCTATTACGCGGGTTTCACCGTTTTGCGCGGCATGGGCTTCGAGACCGCCCAGGCCAACCAGATCTGGAGTACCTTCACCGCCGGCCTCGTCACCATCTCGCTCAACTCCACCGCCTACATGATGGAGGTCCTGCGCGGCGGCATCGAGTCCATCGACCCCGGCCAGGCCGAGGCAGCGCGCTCGCTGGGTCTTTCGCAGTGGCAAGCCATGCGCAAAGTCGTGTTCCCCCAGGGCATTAAAAACGCGATTCCGGCGCTCACCAACGAGCTCATCATCAACATCAAGGACTCGTCGGTGCTCTCGGTCATCGGCGTGTTCGACCTCATGTACGCCACCACCACCGTCGCCGGCGTGTACTACCGCCAGATGGAGGTCTACTGCGTGGCGCTCGTGGTCTACCTGATCCTGACGCTCGTGGCGAGCCGCCTGCTCGAAGCCTTTGGCAAAAAGCTCGGCGCCGAGGCCCCTGCCACGCTGCCCAGCTCCAACTAG
- a CDS encoding transporter substrate-binding domain-containing protein: protein MHSPHQRDAHPQPVCSRRIFLGSALAASASVVAGALAGCQRPSTLEVVQPTTGGGRDDLSDSVIGKDKIRIGMEAAYAPYNWQVSEASEYTIPIDNVQGAYADGYDVQIAKIVCKALGGEPVAVKQSFSGLIDSLNNGQIDLIIAGMSATPEREESVGFSDPYFIGYFGLFVKEGSPYQNATKLSDFSGATVLGQKDTMLDTVIDEIPGVVHKNPVDSVPTVFSNLLQGTCDAVTYNTENEKGYMAQNPGIVPIHFAEGEGFKQEVAANVGCRKGSDKLLKLIDKTLKGISQEERDQMWDACLDRQPA, encoded by the coding sequence ATGCATTCTCCCCATCAACGCGACGCGCATCCACAGCCGGTGTGCAGTCGTCGCATCTTCTTGGGTAGCGCTCTCGCTGCGAGCGCTTCTGTCGTCGCCGGCGCACTTGCCGGTTGCCAGCGCCCCTCCACGCTGGAAGTAGTTCAGCCCACGACGGGCGGCGGTCGCGACGACCTGTCCGATTCCGTGATCGGCAAGGACAAGATCCGCATTGGCATGGAGGCGGCCTACGCCCCGTACAACTGGCAGGTTTCCGAAGCCAGTGAGTACACTATCCCCATCGACAACGTGCAGGGCGCCTATGCCGATGGCTACGACGTGCAGATCGCCAAGATCGTCTGCAAGGCCCTCGGTGGCGAGCCCGTTGCCGTCAAGCAGAGCTTCTCGGGCCTCATCGATTCGCTCAACAACGGCCAGATCGACCTCATCATCGCCGGTATGAGCGCCACGCCCGAGCGCGAGGAGTCGGTCGGCTTCTCCGACCCGTACTTTATTGGCTACTTTGGCCTGTTCGTAAAAGAGGGTTCCCCCTACCAAAACGCCACCAAGCTCAGCGACTTTAGCGGTGCCACGGTACTCGGCCAAAAGGACACCATGCTCGACACCGTCATCGACGAGATTCCGGGCGTTGTGCACAAGAACCCGGTCGACTCCGTCCCCACGGTGTTCTCGAATCTGCTGCAGGGCACGTGCGACGCCGTGACTTACAACACCGAGAACGAGAAGGGCTATATGGCCCAAAACCCGGGTATCGTCCCTATTCATTTTGCCGAGGGCGAGGGCTTTAAGCAGGAGGTCGCGGCAAACGTCGGCTGTCGCAAGGGCTCGGACAAACTGCTTAAACTCATCGACAAGACACTCAAGGGCATTAGCCAAGAGGAACGCGACCAAATGTGGGACGCGTGCCTCGACCGCCAGCCGGCATAG